The nucleotide window ACTGTTTGACTCTCTTCATACCGGTCTTCTGGGTAAAGATCTCTTCGGCGTTGCTTTTCATAGCGTTCGGAGTGCTCGCTCTTAGAAAACCTGAGAGCTTGGTTGAATACCAGGGCGAAGCGGGCTTCCTCAAGTCAGCGCTACTGGTAGGACTTATGGAGCTCGGAGATAAGACCAACCTGACCACTCTGGCCTTAGCCGCAAGTCTTCAAAACGTCTTCCAGGTCCTGGCCGGTGTATGTCTAGCCTCCGCGGTTTTAGTAGCAACCGCATCTTACCTAGGCGTTAAGGTCATTCAGACCATCGCAGGCGATAAGGTGAGGGTCATAAGCGCCATAGCATTCATCGTCATAGGGCTCTGCATAATTTTAGAGACTCTAGCCTAGTCCTCTCGCGTGCAGAACCATGTGAGCGGCTTCGGGAAGTATGAGCTTCTTCAACGCAAGCTCGACAGCCCCCGGTGAGCCCGGTATCGCAAACACGATCTTACCCCTACAAACCCCCGCTACGGCCCTAGATAGGACCGCTACACTACCTTCTCTCTGAAAGGTAAGCATCCTGAACAACTC belongs to Candidatus Bathyarchaeota archaeon and includes:
- a CDS encoding TMEM165/GDT1 family protein — protein: MDCYGVNPLITSFIAFTLAELGDKTQVATMMLASSSRRVLPVFLGSLLGLIAVNIPFIILGDCLTLFIPVFWVKISSALLFIAFGVLALRKPESLVEYQGEAGFLKSALLVGLMELGDKTNLTTLALAASLQNVFQVLAGVCLASAVLVATASYLGVKVIQTIAGDKVRVISAIAFIVIGLCIILETLA